CGGTGAATTCCAGAAATGGCTTCAGCAAAATTTCAAAGGATCAGCTCGCACGGCGCACAACTACAGGCGACTCGCCTCAAACTGGCAGAGCATTGCCGATCTGCCATTTGAATCCGTTGCGAGTGCAATCGCGCTAATTCGCTTCGGAGACTCTCCTCCTGAAGAAGTCAACTTGGAGCAGGCCGGCCATGAGAAGCGAACTCCAGCGGAGGATGACGGGGCAAACGCGGCATCTGGACGGGGAGAAAGCTGTTGGGAGGCGGATTCGGTGGCCCCATTGATTGCGCGAGATGGCGATGCACAGACACTACCGTCATCTGAATCATTGCGGGCATCTGGCAACAAAGCCGCGGCCGTAATTGTGCTTCTGAAGAAGCATCTCAAGGCGGGGCCGACGGAGGCCATACGAGAGGAGCTTCGAGAGGTGCAAGAATTTTGCCGTCAGGAACTTTCGAAGTTGGGTTCGGCCATCGAGTCAGAGCCGGGAGCGCCACCGATTTCGGGATCGCTTTGAACATCAAACCTCCCCCCACCACATGTCGTGGCCGGGCAGGTCGCGCATGCGAGGATGCCAACTGAGAACTCAAAAAACATGATCGAAACCAGACTTCCGCAATGGTTGTTAACTTTGATCGCCGCGGTGCCAAACGCCGGCAGGGGCGTTCACCTGTGGCTCTTCAAGGTCGCCCGCCAGCTGCACGCTCACCTGCACGAAGAAGACATCGTGCGAGTTCTCATGAATGCATGCCAAGGCTGCGGCCGGTATGTGTCACCGCACGAAATTCGCGACGCAGTGGTAAACTCCCGGAGAATCTCGTGGCAGCCTCCCGGGTTGAGAAAGTCCGTAAATCGGGAATTCAAGGCAGCCTGGCCAGATGTCGATCCGAACCTCCGCCGTAACGCGATATTCAGCACTGGGATAGATGGTGTAGCGGACTTGTGGTCCGCATCGCCCACCATCTGCACCCTTGACTCATTAAACGCGGAGTCGGTCATTGACCGAATTTTCCCGAATAATCCCCTCCTATGCATTGGCCAGACGAACGCTGATTTCGCCACAGCTCCGAGAGAGGACTTCCGCGGGAAGCTTTCCCGGATGTCCCTGATCGTCCCGAGTTCCATGTCGGCCCTCACAGGAAAGAGGAAAAAGGACGGGAAAGTTTCTGCCCACACTCTGGAGAATACTGGCCCGAGGCACTACCTGGTGACTGAATTTGATCAAGGTCCCAAGGGTGAGCAGGCAGCTTTAATTTGGCATTTGAAGCAGTTTGCGCCCCTGACCGCTGTCATCTGCTCAGGAGGTAAATCATTGCATGCTTGGTGGAACTGCCACGGTGTGGACGAAGCCAAAGTTCGGATCTTCATGCGCTACGCGGTGATTCTGGGTGCCGATCCGGCCACTTGGACACGATCCCAATTCGTAAGGCTACCCCAAGGCTGGCGTGCTGATAGGAAGGCGTTGCAGGAAGTGGTCTATTTCGATCACACAAAGGTGGAGGGGCTGACGCCATGAGCACTAGCGATTGGATTGCGCCGCCAGGCGTAGGCCTCGATAAGGCTGGTGATGAGGACGCCATCCCTAACTTCCCGATGCATTGCCTCCCTGGAGCCGCGGGCGCAATGGCAGAAGAAATCGCTCGCGTCACAACGTCGCAAAGCAATGTCTTGGCGGGTGCATCGGTGCTGGGGTTCCTTTCCGCAGCGGTGGGTGCCGGCTT
This sequence is a window from Luteolibacter rhizosphaerae. Protein-coding genes within it:
- a CDS encoding DUF3102 domain-containing protein, whose protein sequence is MSANPAIGGNEGPSPVGKLTEAHSIIPSPDSVQLPANDPETIRKLAWFSEEADRALATSQDQAQSVVEYARKCGEFLNRAKDHLPHGEFQKWLQQNFKGSARTAHNYRRLASNWQSIADLPFESVASAIALIRFGDSPPEEVNLEQAGHEKRTPAEDDGANAASGRGESCWEADSVAPLIARDGDAQTLPSSESLRASGNKAAAVIVLLKKHLKAGPTEAIREELREVQEFCRQELSKLGSAIESEPGAPPISGSL